Proteins encoded by one window of Lathyrus oleraceus cultivar Zhongwan6 chromosome 1, CAAS_Psat_ZW6_1.0, whole genome shotgun sequence:
- the LOC127134781 gene encoding uncharacterized protein LOC127134781 isoform X2 produces the protein MEVQSSAAKRHYDITMSRRTRKQNEKPISKDVSTTKDVVSHEAKEGNENNNNNNNNDHKSLKQLIGGEEKETTMKSSSSDEGDNSKGRNSLGEHFSEEEKQLQLVRMQQKDNLQGLKFKKLVRRYAKVLGHLIKAKRDPHLGDAGKKPVFKLSGIIAIK, from the coding sequence ATGGAGGTTCAATCCTCGGCGGCGAAACGTCACTATGACATAACCATGTCAAGAAGAACAAGGAAGCAAAATGAGAAACCAATCTCAAAGGATGTCTCAACAACAAAAGATGTTGTGTCTCATGAGGCAAAAGAAGGTAATgagaataataataataacaataataatgaTCACAAGAGCTTGAAGCAATTGATTGGTGGAGAAGAGAAAGAGACAACAATGAAGAGTAGTAGTAGTGATGAAGGTGATAATAGCAAAGGAAGAAACTCACTCGGAGAACATTTTTCTGAGGAAGAGAAACAACTTCAACTTGTTAGGATGCAACAAAAGGACAATCTTCAAGGTTTGAAGTTTAAGAAATTGGTTCGTCGTTATGCTAAAGTTTTGGGCCATTTAATAAAGGCTAAACGTGATCCTCATTTAGGTGATGCTGGAAAAAAACCTGTTTTCAAGTTATCAG